The proteins below come from a single Aegilops tauschii subsp. strangulata cultivar AL8/78 chromosome 6, Aet v6.0, whole genome shotgun sequence genomic window:
- the LOC123494407 gene encoding uncharacterized protein produces MSRRLVPVGRRILEQSIKDRYYSAGIGTEDALQLFDELLPDAEPSSIRAINCLLTVIGRDCPALGVSHFNRVARANVAPNSITYTILVDCCCRAGHLDLGFAAMGHIIKMGFTGDAMITFSHLLKAICAENKTSYAMDIVLRIMPELNCTPNVFSYNILFKGLCNEKRSQEALELINIMVEDGGSCRPDVVTYSTVIDGLLKEGEVGKAYSLFCEMLRQGVSPDVVTCSSIISGMCKLHAMDKAEEVLQQMLDTRILPDAATYNSLIHGYYLLGQCEEVDRIFKEMSRNGVQPNVVTYTIQMDYLCKSGRCAEARKIFDSMISLGQKPDVYTYSILLHGYAMEKSFHDMHCLIDLMVENGIAPNHHVYNILISACAQEEMVSDVMHIFTKMRQQGLNPDAVSYGTVIDLLSRIGRMDDAMSLFNQMITEGLDPDIIVFTPLISGFCSCGKWEKVHELFSEMLDRGICPDTVFFNTVMDRLCKEGRVMEAQDLFDLMVHMGVKPYVCTYSTLIGGYLFVGKMDEVSKLLDNMVSIGMEPDVITYNILIDGYSKNGKIDDALVVFRGMLERKDKPSVITFNIMIGALLKCRGKEEAKDLFDGIWAKGLVPDVVTYSLMIQKLIEEGSLQESDDLFLSMEKNGCAADSRMLNAIVRSLLQKGDVPRAGTYLSKIDERSFTLEGSTATLLTALASGGEARNIRSYSLRNTTLFWNRALIETFSRDFA; encoded by the coding sequence ATGAGCCGCCGCCTTGTCCCCGTCGGCAGACGCATCTTGGAGCAGAGCATCAAGGATCGGTACTACTCGGCAGGCATTGGCACCGAGGATGCACTCCAGCTGTTTGACGAATTGCTCCCGGATGCTGAGCCATCCTCGATCCGTGCCATCAACTGCCTCCTCACTGTCATCGGCCGTGATTGCCCCGCGCTCGGCGTCTCCCACTTCAACCGCGTCGCAAGGGCCAATGTGGCTCCCAACAGTATCACGTACACCATCCTCGTCGACTGCTGCTGTCGTGCTGGCCACTTGGACCTTGGTTTCGCCGCCATGGGCCACATCATCAAGATGGGATTTACTGGAGATGCTATGATCACTTTCAGCCACCTACTCAAGGCCATCTGTGCGGAGAACAAGACCAGCTATGCAATGGACATCGTACTCCGAATAATGCCTGAGCTTAACTGCACACCGAATGTTTTCTCCTACAACATTCTTTTCAAGGGTCTCTGCAACGAGAAGAGAAGCCAAGAGGCTCTCGAGCTGATTAACATTATGGTTGAGGATGGAGGTAGCTGCCGACCTGATGTGGTGACCTATAGCACCGTGATTGATGGCTTGTTGAAAGAGGGTGAGGTAGGCAAGGCTTACAGCCTATTTTGTGAAATGCTGCGTCAGGGGGTATCGCCGGATGTTGTGACCTGTAGTTCAATCATCTCTGGCATGTGCAAGCTTCATGCAATGGACAAGGCTGAGGAGGTTCTTCAACAGATGCTTGATACAAGAATTCTGCCAGATGCTGCCACATATAATAGTCTGATACATGGATATTATTTATTAGGACAGTGCGAAGAGGTGGATCGGATTTTCAAGGAAATGTCTAGAAATGGTGTTCAACCAAATGTTGTAACTTACACTATACAGATGGATTATCTTTGCAAGAGCGGAAGATGCGCAGAAGCTAGGAAGATTTTTGATTCTATGATCAGTTTGGGCCAAAAACCGGATGTTTATACCTACAGTATTCTACTGCATGGGTATGCTATGGAAAAATCTTTTCATGATATGCACTGTCTCATTGATTTGATGGTAGAAAATGGTATTGCACCAAATCATCATGTCTACAACATACTCATATCTGCATGTGCTCAAGAAGAAATGGTTAGTGACGTAATGCATATATTTACAAAAATGCGGCAGCAAGGATTGAACCCTGATGCAGTGAGCTACGGAACAGTAATAGACTTACTTTCCAGGATTGGCCGAATGGATGATGCTATGTCCCTATTCAATCAAATGATAACCGAAGGATTAGATCCTGATATCATAGTTTTCACCCCCCTTATTAGTGGTTTCTGTTCTTGTGGCAAATGGGAGAAGGTTCATGAACTATTTTCTGAAATGTTGGATCGCGGCATCTGTCCAGACACAGTGTTCTTCAACACAGTTATGGATCGCCTTTGCAAAGAGGGAAGGGTTATGGAAGCCCAGGATCTCTTCGACCTGATGGTACACATGGGTGTGAAGCCTTATGTGTGTACTTATAGCACACTGATAGGTGGATACTTGTTCGTTGGTAAGATGGATGAAGTGAGCAAGTTACTTGACAATATGGTCTCAATTGGCATGGAACCAGATGTTATCACCTATAACATACTGATTGATGGTTACTCTAAGAATGGAAAGATAGATGATGCATTGGTTGTTTTTAGGGGGATGTTGGAAAGGAAGGATAAGCCTTCTGTTATCACTTTTAATATTATGATTGGTGCGTTGCTTAAATGTCGCGGGAAGGAAGAAGCAAAAGATTTGTTTGACGGTATCTGGGCCAAAGGATTAGTTCCTGATGTTGTTACATATAGCTTAATGATACAAAAACTTATAGAAGAAGGTTCTCTACAAGAGTCTGATGATCTATTCCTTTCTATGGAGAAGAATGGATGTGCTGCTGACTCCCGCATGCTAAATGCTATAGTTAGAAGCTTACTTCAGAAAGGGGATGTGCCCAGGGCTGGGACTTATCTGTCTAAAATTGATGAGAGGAGCTTCACCCTTGAAGGTTCCACAGCTACCTTGTTGACTGCACTTGCGTCAGGGGGAGAGGCCAGGAATATAAGGAGTTACTCCCTGAGAAATACCACTCTTTTCTGGAACAGGGCATTGATTGAAACCTTTTCTAGAGATTTTGCCTAG
- the LOC109765797 gene encoding uncharacterized protein, whose product MSRRLVPVGRRILEQSIKDRYYSAGIGTEDALQLFDELLPDAEPSSIRAINCLLTVIGRDCPALGVSHFNRVARANVAPNSITYTILVDCCCRAGHLDLGFAAMGHIIKMGFTGDAMITFSHLLKAICAENKTSYAMDIVLRIMPELNCTPNVFSYNILFKGLCNEKRSQEALELINIMVEDGGSCRPDVVTYSTVIDGLLKEGEVGKAYSLFCEMLRQGVSPDVVTCSSIISGMCKLHAMDKAEEVLQQMLDTRILPDAATYNSLIHGYYLLGQCEEVDRIFKEMSRNGVQPNVVTYTIQMDYLCKSGRCAEARKIFDSMISLGQKPDVYTYSILLHGYAMEKSFHDMHCLIDLMVENGIAPNHHVYNILISACAQEEMVSDVMHIFTKMRQQGLNPDAVSYRTVIDLLSRIGRMDDAMSLFNQMITEGLDPDIIVFTPLISGFCSCGKWEKVHELFSEMLDRGICPDTVFFNTVMDRLCKEGRVMEAQDLFDLMVHMGVKPYVCTYSTLIGGYLFVGKMDEVSKLLDNMVSIGMEPDVITYNILIDGYSKNGKIDDALVVFRGMLERKDKPSVITFNIMIGALLKCRGKEEAKDLFDGIWAKGLVPDVVTYSLMIQKLIEEGSLQESDDLFLSMEKNGCAADSRMLNAIVRSLLQKGDVPRAGTYLSKIDERSFTLEGSTATLLTALASGGEARNIRSYSLRNTTLFWNRALIETFSRDFA is encoded by the coding sequence ATGAGCCGCCGCCTTGTCCCCGTCGGCAGACGCATCTTGGAGCAGAGCATCAAGGATCGGTACTACTCGGCAGGCATTGGCACCGAGGATGCACTCCAGCTGTTTGACGAATTGCTCCCGGATGCTGAGCCATCCTCGATCCGTGCCATCAACTGCCTCCTCACTGTCATCGGCCGTGATTGCCCCGCGCTCGGCGTCTCCCACTTCAACCGCGTCGCAAGGGCCAATGTGGCTCCCAACAGTATCACGTACACCATCCTCGTCGACTGCTGCTGCCGTGCTGGCCACTTGGACCTCGGTTTCGCCGCCATGGGCCACATCATCAAGATGGGATTTACTGGAGATGCTATGATCACTTTCAGCCACCTACTCAAGGCCATCTGTGCGGAGAACAAGACCAGCTATGCAATGGACATCGTACTCCGAATAATGCCTGAGCTTAACTGCACACCGAATGTTTTCTCCTACAACATTCTTTTCAAGGGTCTCTGCAACGAGAAGAGAAGCCAAGAGGCTCTCGAGCTGATTAACATTATGGTTGAGGATGGAGGTAGCTGCCGACCTGATGTGGTGACCTATAGCACCGTGATTGATGGCTTGTTGAAAGAGGGTGAGGTAGGCAAGGCTTACAGCCTATTTTGTGAAATGCTGCGTCAGGGGGTATCGCCGGATGTTGTGACCTGTAGTTCAATCATCTCTGGCATGTGCAAGCTTCATGCAATGGACAAGGCTGAGGAGGTTCTTCAACAGATGCTTGATACAAGAATTCTGCCAGATGCTGCCACATATAATAGTCTGATACATGGATATTATTTATTAGGACAGTGCGAAGAGGTGGATCGGATTTTCAAGGAAATGTCTAGAAATGGTGTTCAACCAAATGTTGTAACTTACACTATACAGATGGATTATCTTTGCAAGAGCGGAAGATGCGCAGAAGCTAGGAAGATTTTTGATTCTATGATCAGTTTGGGCCAAAAACCGGATGTTTATACCTACAGTATTCTACTGCATGGGTATGCTATGGAAAAATCTTTTCATGATATGCACTGTCTCATTGATTTGATGGTAGAAAATGGTATTGCACCAAATCATCATGTCTACAACATACTCATATCTGCATGTGCTCAAGAAGAAATGGTTAGTGACGTAATGCATATATTTACAAAAATGCGGCAGCAAGGATTGAACCCTGATGCAGTGAGCTACAGAACAGTAATAGACTTACTTTCCAGGATTGGCCGAATGGATGATGCTATGTCCCTATTCAATCAAATGATAACCGAAGGATTAGATCCTGATATCATAGTTTTCACCCCCCTTATTAGTGGTTTCTGTTCTTGTGGCAAATGGGAGAAGGTTCATGAACTATTTTCTGAAATGTTGGATCGCGGCATCTGTCCAGACACAGTGTTCTTCAACACAGTTATGGATCGCCTTTGCAAAGAGGGAAGGGTTATGGAAGCCCAGGATCTCTTCGACCTGATGGTACACATGGGTGTGAAGCCTTATGTGTGTACTTATAGCACACTGATAGGTGGATACTTGTTCGTTGGTAAGATGGATGAAGTGAGCAAGTTACTTGACAATATGGTCTCAATTGGCATGGAACCAGATGTTATCACCTATAACATACTGATTGATGGTTACTCTAAGAATGGAAAGATAGATGATGCATTGGTTGTTTTTAGGGGGATGTTGGAAAGGAAGGATAAGCCTTCTGTTATCACTTTTAATATTATGATTGGTGCGTTGCTTAAATGTCGCGGGAAGGAAGAAGCAAAAGATTTGTTTGACGGTATCTGGGCCAAAGGATTAGTTCCTGATGTTGTTACATATAGCTTAATGATACAAAAACTTATAGAAGAAGGTTCTCTACAAGAGTCTGATGATCTATTCCTTTCTATGGAGAAGAATGGATGTGCTGCCGACTCCCGCATGCTAAATGCTATAGTTAGAAGCTTACTTCAGAAAGGGGATGTGCCCAGGGCTGGGACTTATCTGTCTAAAATTGATGAGAGGAGCTTCACCCTTGAAGGTTCCACAGCTACCTTGTTGACTGCACTTGCGTCAGGGGGAGAGGCCAGGAATATAAGGAGTTACTCCCTGAGAAATACCACTCTTTTCTGGAACAGGGCATTGATTGAAACCTTTTCTAGAGATTTTGCCTAG
- the LOC109751845 gene encoding protein Rf1, mitochondrial, whose translation MSRRVVPVGRRILEQNIKDRYRTGHIGTEDALHLFDELLQVAQPSSIAAINCLLTVVGRHCPALGVSLFNRVARTKVPLQSVTYGILVNCCCGAGCLDLGFAAMGNIIKMGFMKEFIVAFSHLLKAICAENKTSYAMDIVLRIMPMFNCVPNIFSYNILFKGLCNKKRSQEALELIQVMVEHGGSCQPNVVTYSTVIDGLLTEGEVNKAYSLFCEMLQRGISPNVVTCSSIISGMCKLHAMDKAEEVLQQMFERRILPDVATYTSLIHGYYSLGQCKEVDWILQEMSRNGVQPDIVTYNIQMDYLCKSGRCAEARKIFDSMVGLGQKPDVTTYNVLLHGYAMERSFHDMNCLIELMDDNGISPDHYGYNILISAYAKEKMVDE comes from the exons ATGAGCCGCCGCGTTGTCCCCGTCGGCAGACGCATCTTGGAGCAGAACATCAAGGACCGGTACCGCACAGGACACATTGGCACCGAGGATGCACTCCACCTGTTTGACGAATTGCTCCAGGTTGCTCAGCCCTCCTCGATTGCTGCCATCAACTGCCTCCTCACTGTCGTCGGCCGTCATTGCCCTGCGCTCGGCGTCTCCCTCTTCAACCGTGTTGCAAGAACCAAGGTGCCTCTCCAGAGTGTCACCTATGGCATTCTAGTCAACTGCTGCTGCGGCGCTGGCTGCTTGGACCTCGGTTTTGCCGCCATGGGCAACATCATTAAGATGGGTTTTATGAAAGAATTCATTGTTGCTTTCAGCCACCTACTCAAGGCCATCTGTGCGGAGAACAAGACCAGCTATGCAATGGACATCGTACTCCGAATAATGCCCATGTTTAActgtgtacccaacattttctccTACAACATTCTTTTCAAGGGTCTCTGCAACAAGAAGAGGAGCCAAGAGGCTCTCGAGCTGATTCAGGTGATGGTTGAGCATGGAGGTAGCTGCCAACCTAATGTGGTGACCTATAGCACCGTGATTGATGGCTTGTTGACAGAGGGTGAGGTGAACAAGGCTTACAGCCTATTTTGTGAAATGTTACAGAGGGGAATTTCGCCGAATGTTGTGACCTGTAGTTCAATCATCTCTGGCATGTGCAAGCTTCATGCGATGGACAAGGCGGAGGAGGTTCTTCAACAGATGTTTGAGAGACGAATTCTGCCAGATGTTGCCACATATACTAGTCTAATACATGGATATTATTCATTAGGACAGTGCAAAGAGGTGGATTGGATTTTACAGGAAATGTCTAGAAATGGTGTTCAACCAGATATTGTAACTTACAATATACAGATGGATTATCTTTGTAAGAGCGGAAGGTGCGCAGAAGCTAGGAAAATATTTGATTCCATGGTCGGTTTGGGCCAAAAACCAGATGTTACTACCTACAACGTTCTGCTTCATGGGTATGCTATGGAAAGATCTTTTCATGATATGAATTGTCTCATTGAGTTGATGGATGATAATGGTATTTCACCAGATCATTATGGCTACAACATACTCATATCTGCTTATGCTAAAGAAAAAATGGTTGATGAA TGA